One Malania oleifera isolate guangnan ecotype guangnan chromosome 9, ASM2987363v1, whole genome shotgun sequence DNA segment encodes these proteins:
- the LOC131163466 gene encoding uncharacterized protein LOC131163466, producing MEGAKESAERIWLAIKVWLRRISENIRSSKSLSTQDIKVLSTLEIPIITSKAQTPCVVRWGNPRVGSVKLNVDGSCRGNPGTCGVGGVIRDCSGTFLDAYSSFFGFGSNNKAELRALMEGVRMCKEMSYMNVEIECDSKVVVYWVCSRRCMVWYLWDFWEGLLEAFSMINFTIAHQFRE from the coding sequence ATGGAAGGTGCTAAGGAATCGGCTGAAAGAATTTGGTTGGCAATCAAGGTATGGCTTAGGAGGATTTCGGAGAATATTAGATCTAGCAAATCCCTTTCCACTCAGGATATAAAAGTTTTAAGTACTCTTGAGATTCCAATTATCACTTCGAAGGCACAGACTCCTTGTGTTGTTAGGTGGGGGAACCCTCGGGTTGGGTCCGTTAAGTTGAACGTAGATGGTAGTTGTCGTGGAAACCCAGGGACATGTGGAGTGGGTGGTGTGATTAGAGATTGCAGTGGAACTTTCCTTGATGCTTATTCTTCCTTCTTTGGCTTTGGCTCTAATAATAAAGCTGAACTTAGGGCACTGATGGAGGGAGTGCGAATGTGCAAAGAAATGAGTTATATGAATGTGGAGATTGAATGTGATTCTAAGGTAGTGGTCTATTGGGTTTGTTCTAGAAGATGCATggtatggtatttgtgggatttttgggaaggGCTTCTTGAGGCTTTTTCCATGATTAATTTCACCATTGCTCACCAATTCAGAGAATGA